One window of Flavobacterium ammonificans genomic DNA carries:
- a CDS encoding DUF1599 domain-containing protein, which translates to MKNTSQEYDAVIAVCRSLFNNKMKDYGSAWRILRLPSLTDQIFIKAQRIRSLQENEVRKVNEDESGEFIGIINYSIMALIQLELGIADQPDLDVARATELYDAKIKETKELMENKNHDYGEAWRDMRVSSLTDLILQKLLRVKQIEDNKGKTLVSEGIDANYQDMINYAVFALILMK; encoded by the coding sequence ATGAAGAATACTTCACAAGAATATGATGCCGTTATCGCGGTATGTCGCTCTTTATTCAACAATAAAATGAAAGATTACGGAAGTGCTTGGCGTATATTACGTTTGCCATCACTTACCGACCAAATATTTATTAAAGCACAACGCATCCGAAGTTTACAAGAAAACGAGGTTCGTAAAGTAAACGAAGATGAATCTGGCGAATTTATTGGCATCATTAACTACTCCATTATGGCTTTAATTCAATTGGAATTAGGAATTGCAGATCAGCCCGATTTGGATGTTGCAAGAGCTACCGAATTATACGATGCCAAGATTAAGGAAACCAAAGAATTAATGGAAAATAAAAACCATGATTATGGTGAAGCTTGGCGTGATATGCGTGTGAGTTCTTTGACGGATTTAATTCTGCAAAAATTACTTCGCGTAAAACAAATTGAAGACAACAAAGGAAAAACATTAGTTTCTGAAGGCATAGATGCCAATTACCAAGACATGATTAATTACGCCGTTTTTGCATTAATTTTAATGAAGTAA
- the folP gene encoding dihydropteroate synthase yields MTINCKGLLIDLSKPKVMGILNVTPNSFFDGGKYKNADEIVAQVQKMLSEGATFIDIGAYSSKPNAEFVSVEEEIARIVPIVELLVQQFPNILISIDTFRSEVAEACILKGAALINDISAGKLDELMLGVVAKYNVPYIMMHMRGTPQTMTTLTQYEDVVKEVLLYFSERIAAARSLGIHDLIVDPGFGFAKTLEQNYEVLQKMELLQQLELPILAGVSRKSMIYKVLNTKASKSLNGTTALNTISLVKGASILRVHDVKEAVECVTLFNAMNS; encoded by the coding sequence ATGACGATTAATTGCAAAGGACTGCTCATCGATTTATCAAAGCCTAAAGTAATGGGAATTTTGAATGTAACTCCGAATTCTTTTTTTGATGGTGGGAAGTATAAAAATGCTGACGAAATAGTAGCTCAGGTTCAAAAAATGCTGTCTGAAGGAGCTACTTTTATTGATATTGGCGCCTATTCTAGCAAACCGAATGCTGAATTTGTATCAGTAGAAGAAGAAATCGCCAGAATAGTTCCTATTGTTGAATTGCTCGTTCAACAATTTCCGAACATTTTGATATCAATTGATACTTTCCGATCTGAAGTTGCCGAAGCGTGTATTCTAAAAGGTGCTGCATTAATCAATGATATTTCAGCAGGAAAATTAGACGAACTTATGTTAGGCGTTGTTGCAAAATATAATGTGCCCTACATTATGATGCACATGCGTGGGACACCACAAACGATGACAACACTTACGCAATACGAAGATGTGGTTAAAGAAGTGCTTTTGTATTTCTCCGAACGAATCGCCGCTGCACGAAGTTTAGGTATTCATGATTTGATTGTAGATCCTGGATTTGGCTTTGCCAAAACGCTAGAACAGAATTATGAAGTACTTCAAAAAATGGAGTTATTGCAACAATTAGAATTGCCAATTTTAGCTGGAGTTTCTAGAAAATCAATGATATATAAAGTGTTGAATACAAAAGCATCTAAATCCCTTAACGGAACCACAGCTTTAAATACTATTTCGTTGGTTAAAGGTGCTTCAATTCTCCGTGTGCATGATGTAAAAGAAGCGGTGGAATGTGTCACTTTATTTAATGCGATGAACTCATGA
- the rlmH gene encoding 23S rRNA (pseudouridine(1915)-N(3))-methyltransferase RlmH, whose amino-acid sequence MNIKLIAIGKTDNKALQTLIDDYTKRLSFYIKFELDIIPDIKNVKNLSESQQKEKEGELILSKITPTDQLILLDENGKNFSSVGFSEELQKKMNSGIKTLVFVIGGPYGFSDAVYAKAQGKISLSLMTFSHQMVRLFFIEQLYRGFTILKNEPYHHQ is encoded by the coding sequence ATGAATATCAAACTCATTGCCATTGGAAAAACTGACAACAAAGCATTACAAACACTTATAGACGATTACACCAAACGCTTGTCATTTTACATCAAGTTTGAGTTGGATATTATTCCCGATATCAAAAATGTAAAAAATTTGTCCGAAAGCCAGCAAAAAGAAAAAGAAGGCGAATTAATTTTATCTAAAATCACCCCAACAGATCAGTTAATTTTATTGGATGAAAATGGTAAGAATTTTTCAAGCGTTGGTTTCTCAGAAGAACTACAAAAGAAAATGAATTCTGGAATAAAAACTTTAGTATTTGTAATTGGCGGACCTTACGGATTTTCGGATGCGGTTTATGCTAAAGCACAAGGCAAAATTTCACTTTCGTTGATGACATTCTCGCATCAAATGGTACGCTTATTTTTTATCGAACAATTGTATCGCGGATTTACGATTTTGAAAAACGAACCCTATCATCATCAATAA
- the nadC gene encoding carboxylating nicotinate-nucleotide diphosphorylase: protein MISESQFKKELEIVIANAIREDVGPGDYSSLACIPDSASGKAQLLVKEDGIIAGVAFAKMIFDYVDADLQIDTFIEDGAKVKKGDVVFHVSGSSQSILKAERVVLNSMQRMSAIATKTNQYVQLLDGTSTKILDTRKTTPGFRAPEKWAVKIGGGENHRFALYDMIMLKDNHIDFAGGITLAIAKTKDFLKANNLDLKIIVEARDLEEIKEILKSDGVHRILIDNFNFEDTRKAVTLIGNQCQTESSGNINETTIRQYAECGVNYISSGALTHSVYNMDLSLKAL from the coding sequence ATGATTAGCGAATCCCAATTTAAAAAAGAATTAGAAATAGTAATTGCCAATGCTATACGTGAAGATGTAGGCCCTGGCGATTATAGTTCGTTAGCTTGTATTCCTGATTCTGCTTCAGGAAAAGCACAACTATTGGTGAAAGAAGACGGCATTATTGCCGGAGTGGCTTTTGCTAAAATGATTTTTGATTATGTTGATGCCGATTTGCAAATAGACACTTTTATTGAAGATGGTGCCAAAGTTAAGAAAGGAGATGTCGTTTTTCATGTTTCGGGAAGTTCGCAATCCATATTGAAAGCAGAACGTGTAGTATTGAATTCAATGCAACGGATGTCGGCTATAGCAACTAAAACGAATCAGTATGTTCAATTGTTGGATGGCACTTCAACAAAGATTCTAGACACTAGAAAAACTACTCCAGGCTTTCGAGCTCCAGAGAAATGGGCTGTAAAAATTGGCGGTGGCGAGAATCATCGTTTTGCTTTGTACGATATGATTATGTTGAAAGACAATCATATTGATTTTGCGGGCGGAATTACTTTGGCTATTGCCAAAACAAAAGATTTTTTGAAAGCAAATAATCTGGATTTAAAGATCATTGTGGAAGCACGTGATTTGGAAGAAATCAAAGAAATTTTGAAGAGTGATGGAGTACACCGAATCTTAATTGATAATTTTAATTTCGAAGATACTCGCAAAGCAGTTACTTTAATTGGTAACCAATGCCAGACAGAGTCGTCAGGTAATATTAACGAGACGACCATTCGTCAGTATGCTGAGTGTGGTGTTAATTATATTTCATCAGGTGCGTTGACACATTCTGTTTATAATATGGACTTGAGTTTAAAAGCATTGTAA
- a CDS encoding YihY/virulence factor BrkB family protein — translation MASAIENKLLKIPVLRTVVQILQRIKLPWLEGLSLYDLIELYISGIVEGGLTYHASAVAFSFFMALFPFALFILNLIPYIPIEGFQADFLEFVKDGVPPNTYDAIYKIISDILNNSQSSLLSYGFLLSIFLMANGILGILGGFESSKHVLIKRGFLNQYLVALGISMLLSVLLLVTVAAVVIFEVIIQQTIIQDVLTDRIPLIELGRYAFVILMILITSSILLRFGTKQFHKPRFISIGSVFTTILIIISSYFFGIWVVKFSKYNELYGSIGTLLILMFYIWINCMILLLGFELNATIRKLKKQNSLNDLQ, via the coding sequence ATGGCATCAGCAATAGAAAATAAGCTTTTAAAAATTCCTGTTCTTCGCACTGTAGTGCAAATTTTGCAACGCATAAAATTACCTTGGTTAGAAGGCTTGTCTTTATACGATTTAATAGAATTGTATATTTCAGGTATTGTCGAAGGCGGTCTTACTTATCATGCCAGTGCAGTAGCGTTTAGTTTTTTTATGGCTTTGTTTCCTTTTGCTCTATTTATACTGAATTTGATTCCTTATATTCCAATTGAAGGGTTTCAAGCTGATTTTTTAGAGTTTGTCAAAGATGGCGTTCCACCCAATACCTATGACGCTATTTATAAAATAATTAGTGATATTTTGAATAATAGTCAATCTAGTTTGTTGTCCTACGGTTTTTTACTTTCTATTTTTTTAATGGCTAACGGTATCTTAGGTATTTTGGGAGGATTTGAATCATCAAAACATGTACTTATCAAAAGAGGTTTTCTCAATCAATATTTAGTTGCTTTAGGGATTTCAATGCTTTTATCGGTTTTACTTTTAGTAACCGTTGCTGCGGTAGTAATTTTTGAGGTAATCATTCAGCAAACTATTATACAAGATGTTCTAACCGACCGAATTCCATTAATTGAATTAGGACGTTATGCATTTGTAATACTGATGATTTTAATTACAAGTTCTATATTGTTACGCTTTGGAACCAAACAATTTCATAAACCCAGATTCATCAGTATAGGTTCTGTTTTTACTACGATTTTAATTATTATTTCTTCCTATTTTTTTGGAATATGGGTTGTTAAATTTTCCAAATACAATGAATTGTATGGTTCTATTGGAACCTTGTTAATTTTGATGTTTTACATTTGGATTAACTGTATGATTTTATTGTTAGGCTTTGAATTGAATGCCACGATACGAAAACTTAAAAAACAAAATTCTTTAAATGACTTACAATGA
- a CDS encoding DUF2147 domain-containing protein, whose amino-acid sequence MKQFITLLICVLATSSMYSQSVIGKWKTIDDETGEAKSIVEVFSKSGKIYAKVVEILDPANKNSVCKKCSGEDKNKSILGLTIIKGLSKDGSEYNSGEILDPKNGKLYKCALSLESKDKLKIRGYIGFSLLGRTQYWHRVN is encoded by the coding sequence ATGAAACAATTTATTACATTACTTATTTGTGTTTTAGCAACTTCATCCATGTATTCTCAATCGGTTATTGGAAAATGGAAAACGATTGATGATGAGACTGGTGAAGCAAAATCTATTGTTGAAGTATTTTCAAAATCAGGAAAAATTTATGCTAAAGTGGTCGAGATTTTAGATCCTGCCAATAAAAATAGCGTTTGCAAAAAATGTTCAGGGGAAGATAAAAATAAATCTATCCTTGGTCTTACCATTATCAAAGGATTATCTAAAGACGGCTCCGAATACAATTCAGGCGAAATTCTAGATCCAAAAAACGGTAAACTATACAAATGTGCACTTTCTTTGGAATCCAAAGACAAACTAAAGATTCGTGGTTATATTGGGTTTTCTTTATTAGGAAGAACGCAATATTGGCATCGAGTTAATTAA
- the priA gene encoding replication restart helicase PriA, with translation MFFVEVILPLSLAKTFTYRVSEAEFHFVKNGMRVVVPFGKSKMYTALIIDKHQNEPTLYEAKEIDQILDEKPIVTQFQITHWQWIASYYMCAIGDVYRGAMPSALLLESETIISQKQSVIIEEAELTDDEFLVYQALQHQSSLRIQDITAILNKKNVFPVIQKLIDKQVLVLHEEVQELYKPKLVRYVRLHSKYDLNSGLGDLLESLKSSSKQREIVLAYFQLSAKDKQPISVKQLVETANSSSAILKALIEKQIFEDYFIQEDRVNFIGNPQENALELSNAQQEAFHQIQTSFTTQEVCLLHGLTSSGKTEIYIKLIEEQLASGKQVLYLLPEIALTTQLVGRLRTYFGDKVGVYHSKYSTNERVELWKQVLEQSPKAQIVIGARSALFLPFSNLSLIVVDEEHEQTFKQVDPAPRYHARDAAIVLANYHKAKVLLGSATPSIESYFNAQSNKYGLVELTERYGNVQLPEIELVDLKDSYFRKKMTGHFSATLIEAITAALSLGEQVILFQNRRGYSPIIECLTCGNVPQCQQCDVSLTYHQHKNQLRCHYCGYAMAKPTQCHSCSSIDLATKGFGTEQIEQELKAIFPDAKTGRMDQDTTRGKFGFEKIIDSFKNQEIQILVGTQMLAKGLDFNNVSLVGIMNADTMLYHPDFRAFERSFQMMTQVAGRAGRSEKQGKVVIQTYNPEHNTIQQVTRNDYVGMYKEQLYDRQIYKYPPYFRIIRLTLKHRDFDKVKEGSMWLYQVMSQNLNMPVLGPEEPPISRIRNEYIRTILIKIPQTAPIGNTKKTIQKMLTSFEAVPQYRSIKVAVNVDYY, from the coding sequence ATGTTTTTCGTCGAAGTAATTTTACCGCTTTCATTGGCTAAAACCTTTACGTATAGGGTTTCAGAAGCCGAATTTCATTTTGTAAAAAATGGAATGAGGGTAGTAGTGCCTTTTGGCAAAAGTAAAATGTACACGGCATTGATTATTGATAAGCATCAAAATGAGCCAACTCTATATGAAGCCAAAGAAATTGATCAAATTCTAGACGAAAAACCTATTGTAACTCAATTTCAAATTACGCATTGGCAATGGATTGCTAGTTACTATATGTGTGCTATTGGAGATGTCTATCGCGGAGCCATGCCCAGTGCATTGTTGTTAGAAAGCGAAACAATAATTTCTCAAAAACAATCGGTAATTATTGAAGAGGCTGAGCTTACAGATGATGAATTTTTGGTATACCAAGCTTTACAACATCAAAGTTCACTTCGAATTCAAGATATTACTGCCATACTAAATAAAAAAAATGTATTTCCAGTTATCCAAAAATTGATTGATAAACAAGTTTTGGTTCTGCACGAAGAAGTACAAGAATTGTACAAGCCAAAATTGGTGCGTTACGTCCGATTGCATTCAAAATATGACTTGAATTCAGGTTTAGGTGATTTATTGGAAAGTTTGAAAAGTTCTTCCAAACAAAGAGAAATCGTCCTAGCGTATTTTCAATTAAGCGCTAAGGATAAACAACCCATATCAGTTAAACAATTAGTTGAAACCGCTAATTCTAGTTCTGCCATTCTGAAAGCATTGATCGAAAAGCAAATTTTTGAAGACTATTTTATTCAAGAAGACCGAGTTAATTTTATTGGAAATCCGCAAGAAAACGCTTTGGAGTTAAGTAATGCTCAGCAAGAAGCATTTCATCAAATCCAAACTAGTTTTACAACTCAAGAAGTATGTTTATTACACGGACTTACTTCAAGCGGAAAAACAGAGATTTATATCAAGCTTATTGAAGAACAATTAGCATCTGGAAAACAGGTGTTGTATTTGTTGCCAGAAATTGCTCTAACAACTCAATTAGTAGGACGTTTGCGAACCTACTTTGGTGACAAAGTTGGCGTGTATCATTCCAAATACAGTACCAATGAACGTGTTGAATTGTGGAAACAAGTTTTAGAACAATCTCCAAAAGCGCAAATTGTAATAGGAGCAAGGTCGGCTTTGTTTTTACCTTTTTCTAATTTAAGTCTAATTGTTGTTGACGAAGAACACGAACAAACATTCAAACAAGTAGATCCCGCACCGCGATATCACGCTCGTGATGCAGCTATTGTTTTAGCAAACTACCATAAAGCCAAGGTTCTTTTAGGTTCGGCGACACCAAGTATTGAATCCTATTTTAATGCTCAATCCAATAAGTACGGTTTAGTCGAATTAACAGAGCGTTATGGAAATGTTCAGTTGCCTGAAATTGAATTGGTCGATTTAAAGGATAGTTATTTTCGCAAGAAAATGACGGGGCATTTTAGTGCTACTTTGATCGAAGCAATAACTGCGGCTTTATCTTTAGGAGAACAAGTTATTTTGTTTCAAAATAGGAGAGGCTATTCGCCAATAATTGAATGTTTAACTTGTGGAAATGTTCCGCAATGCCAGCAATGTGATGTGAGTTTGACCTATCACCAACATAAAAACCAGTTGCGTTGCCATTATTGTGGTTATGCTATGGCAAAGCCTACGCAATGTCATAGTTGTTCGAGTATTGATTTGGCTACAAAAGGTTTTGGTACGGAACAAATTGAACAAGAATTAAAAGCCATTTTTCCCGATGCTAAAACTGGGAGAATGGATCAAGATACCACTCGTGGAAAGTTTGGTTTTGAAAAAATTATCGATAGTTTTAAGAATCAAGAAATTCAGATTTTGGTTGGTACCCAAATGTTAGCCAAAGGATTGGATTTTAATAATGTGAGTTTAGTTGGAATTATGAATGCCGACACTATGTTGTATCATCCAGACTTTAGGGCTTTTGAAAGAAGTTTCCAAATGATGACGCAAGTGGCTGGTAGGGCAGGTCGTTCAGAAAAGCAAGGAAAAGTAGTTATTCAGACATATAATCCAGAGCATAATACGATTCAACAAGTGACTCGAAATGATTATGTTGGGATGTATAAAGAACAATTGTACGACCGTCAAATTTATAAATATCCACCTTATTTTAGAATCATAAGGCTGACGTTAAAGCATCGTGATTTTGACAAAGTCAAAGAGGGTTCTATGTGGTTGTATCAAGTAATGAGTCAGAATTTGAATATGCCAGTCTTAGGTCCAGAAGAACCGCCAATTAGCCGAATCCGAAACGAGTACATTCGAACTATTTTGATAAAGATACCGCAAACGGCACCTATAGGAAACACCAAAAAAACAATTCAAAAAATGCTAACGAGTTTTGAAGCGGTTCCTCAATACCGATCTATTAAAGTAGCTGTTAACGTAGATTATTATTAA
- a CDS encoding LytR/AlgR family response regulator transcription factor, translating into MKLNCLVIEDSAVQRMIVVKLVNNNTQLHLVGDFSNAIEARNCLNIHSIDLIFLDIEMPVINGFSFLEGLKTKPQIIFVTAKAEHALRAFDYAPTDYIKKPVTLNRFEIAVHRALHLHQLEHETKEETGEHIYIKSNLKKIKIFTSKIKWIEAFGDYVKVVTDESSNLVLSTMKSFETNLNPTQFVRVHKSFIINTDKIERYNSKFAEIGTSKIPLSRNKKDALVKALAIE; encoded by the coding sequence ATGAAGTTAAATTGTTTAGTAATCGAAGATAGCGCTGTTCAACGAATGATTGTGGTAAAATTAGTCAACAATAACACGCAATTGCACTTAGTAGGAGATTTTTCAAATGCGATTGAAGCTCGGAATTGTTTGAACATTCATAGTATTGATTTGATATTCTTGGATATTGAAATGCCGGTCATTAATGGTTTTTCCTTTTTAGAAGGTTTGAAAACTAAACCTCAGATTATATTTGTTACTGCCAAAGCAGAACACGCCTTGCGTGCTTTTGATTATGCACCAACAGATTATATCAAAAAACCTGTGACTTTAAACCGATTTGAAATAGCCGTTCATCGTGCTCTGCATTTGCATCAATTGGAACACGAAACAAAAGAAGAAACGGGAGAACACATTTATATTAAAAGTAATCTCAAAAAAATCAAAATATTCACTTCCAAAATAAAATGGATTGAAGCCTTTGGTGATTATGTAAAAGTAGTCACTGACGAAAGTAGTAATCTTGTTTTATCCACAATGAAATCCTTTGAAACCAATTTAAATCCAACCCAATTTGTTCGTGTTCACAAATCCTTCATTATCAATACTGACAAAATTGAGCGCTACAATAGTAAGTTTGCAGAAATTGGAACTTCAAAAATTCCATTGAGTCGCAACAAAAAAGATGCTTTGGTAAAAGCTTTGGCAATTGAATAA
- the rpsF gene encoding 30S ribosomal protein S6 produces MNHYETVFILNPVLSDVQVKETVSKFEEFLTSRGAEMVSKEDWGLKKMAYEIQNKKSGFYHLFEFKVAGEVLIAFETEFRRDERVMRFLTVSMDKHAISWAERRRTKLKSQKA; encoded by the coding sequence ATGAATCATTATGAAACTGTTTTCATTTTAAATCCCGTTTTATCTGATGTTCAGGTAAAGGAAACAGTAAGCAAATTTGAAGAATTTCTTACTAGTCGTGGAGCTGAAATGGTATCGAAAGAAGACTGGGGTCTTAAAAAAATGGCTTACGAAATTCAAAACAAGAAAAGTGGTTTTTACCATTTATTCGAATTCAAAGTTGCTGGTGAAGTACTAATAGCTTTTGAAACTGAATTTAGACGTGACGAGAGAGTAATGCGTTTTCTTACTGTAAGTATGGACAAACACGCTATTTCTTGGGCTGAAAGAAGAAGAACTAAACTTAAATCTCAAAAAGCGTAA
- the rpsR gene encoding 30S ribosomal protein S18 → MATLQQSASGKKDGDIRYLTPLNIETNKTKKYCRFKKSGIKYIDYKDADFLLKFVNEQGKILPRRLTGTSLKYQRKVSVAVKRARHLALMPYVADLLK, encoded by the coding sequence ATGGCTACATTACAACAATCTGCTTCAGGAAAAAAAGACGGAGATATCAGATATCTTACTCCTTTAAACATAGAAACTAACAAAACTAAAAAGTATTGTCGTTTCAAAAAATCAGGTATCAAATATATTGATTATAAAGATGCTGATTTCTTATTGAAATTTGTAAATGAACAAGGAAAAATTCTTCCTCGTCGTTTAACAGGAACTTCATTGAAATACCAAAGAAAAGTATCTGTTGCTGTGAAAAGAGCACGTCACTTAGCTTTAATGCCATACGTGGCCGATTTATTAAAATAA
- the rplI gene encoding 50S ribosomal protein L9 — MELILKQDVQNLGFKDDVVTVKNGYGRNYLIPQGFAQLATPSAKKVLAENLKQRAHKEAKVVADAKALAETLKAIEIKITAKAGGEKLFGSITNIDIVEALAKAGQVIDRKFVTSGIVKRTGKYTASVRLHRDVIVELDYEIVAEKA; from the coding sequence ATGGAATTGATTCTAAAACAAGACGTTCAAAATTTAGGTTTTAAAGATGACGTAGTTACTGTAAAAAACGGTTACGGTCGTAATTATTTAATCCCACAAGGTTTCGCACAATTAGCTACACCTTCTGCAAAGAAAGTATTAGCTGAAAACTTGAAACAAAGAGCGCACAAAGAAGCTAAAGTAGTAGCAGATGCAAAAGCATTAGCTGAAACTTTAAAAGCTATCGAAATTAAAATTACTGCAAAAGCAGGTGGCGAAAAATTATTCGGATCTATTACTAACATTGACATTGTTGAAGCGTTAGCTAAAGCTGGTCAAGTAATTGATAGAAAATTCGTTACTAGCGGAATTGTTAAACGTACAGGAAAATATACTGCTTCTGTTCGTTTACACAGAGATGTTATCGTAGAATTAGATTACGAAATTGTTGCTGAAAAAGCATAA